Proteins encoded by one window of Bacteroidales bacterium:
- a CDS encoding sugar MFS transporter yields MGKRDINQSSYTLAVLIILFFIWGFLTSMNDVLIPFLKGVFQLSHAQAMIIQFSFFGAYFIGSLIYFTISAIWTDPINKIGYKNGIVLGLFLAACGTGLFYPAAQMVSYGMFLSGLFLLGIGFTLLQISANPYVAIIGKPETAPSRLNLAQGFNSLGTTIAPLIGGYLVFKLFTGDAYRNADALIIPYLSFCFIFILLGLFFLIIKLPDYKENVSREKWNISHYPQLIWGIIAIFMYVGSEVSVGSMLISFLKQPHIGNMNEFDASKYVSLYWTGLMFGRFLGSFLLNEQRNKNTFTGVFITIFLGWILLWYIHNIELASLYIIFVFICAFILWKAQNAHHSLAYFSIINVLLLLLVIQTSSIIAIWSVVLVGLFNSIMWSNIFTLAIDGLGIHTSRASSLLVMAIVGGALLPLLMGVIADVSNVQYSFIVPLVGFIYLAFYGFIGYKKKKILREI; encoded by the coding sequence ATGGGAAAAAGAGATATAAATCAATCGAGCTATACATTAGCCGTGCTTATTATTTTGTTTTTTATATGGGGTTTTTTAACCAGTATGAACGATGTTTTAATACCCTTTCTAAAAGGCGTATTTCAGTTAAGTCATGCTCAAGCAATGATTATCCAATTTTCGTTTTTTGGAGCTTATTTTATTGGTTCTCTTATCTATTTTACTATTAGCGCTATATGGACAGACCCTATCAATAAAATAGGTTATAAAAATGGAATTGTTTTGGGTTTATTTTTAGCTGCTTGCGGAACAGGTCTTTTTTATCCAGCTGCTCAAATGGTTTCATATGGAATGTTTTTAAGTGGATTATTTTTATTAGGAATTGGATTTACACTTTTACAAATATCTGCCAATCCTTACGTTGCTATCATTGGTAAGCCCGAAACAGCTCCTTCGCGTTTAAATTTAGCACAAGGTTTTAATAGTCTGGGAACTACCATTGCACCACTTATAGGTGGTTACCTAGTATTTAAATTATTTACGGGTGATGCATATCGAAATGCCGATGCGTTAATTATTCCATATTTATCTTTTTGTTTTATTTTTATTCTTTTAGGTCTATTCTTTTTAATTATTAAGTTACCTGATTATAAAGAGAATGTATCGCGCGAAAAATGGAACATTTCTCATTACCCTCAACTTATATGGGGAATTATTGCAATATTTATGTATGTTGGTTCTGAAGTAAGCGTTGGTAGTATGCTTATAAGTTTTTTAAAACAACCTCATATTGGAAATATGAACGAATTTGATGCCAGCAAATATGTATCTCTTTATTGGACCGGTTTAATGTTTGGCCGTTTTTTAGGTTCATTTTTACTGAATGAACAAAGAAATAAAAATACTTTTACAGGAGTTTTTATAACTATTTTTTTAGGATGGATTTTATTATGGTACATACATAATATTGAATTGGCTAGCCTCTATATTATTTTTGTATTTATTTGTGCTTTTATATTATGGAAAGCTCAAAATGCTCATCATTCGTTGGCTTATTTTTCGATCATTAATGTTTTACTTTTATTATTGGTTATTCAAACATCAAGTATAATTGCTATTTGGTCGGTAGTATTAGTTGGTTTATTCAATTCTATTATGTGGTCTAATATTTTTACTTTGGCTATTGACGGATTAGGCATACATACATCGAGAGCATCATCGTTGCTAGTTATGGCAATTGTAGGAGGAGCATTGCTTCCTTTGCTCATGGGCGTGATTGCCGATGTTTCTAATGTTCAATATTCATTTATTGTACCATTAGTTGGTTTTATATATCTTGCTTTTTATGGCTTTATAGGATATAAAAAGAAAAAAATATTAAGAGAAATTTAA
- a CDS encoding Na+:solute symporter: MNLLDWIVVISFFILYILISFYFHKKASSTKNFFLSGQNLPWYIAGTSMVATTFAADTPLAVTELVAQNGIAGNWLWWNMVFGGMLTVFFFARLWRRAGIMTDCEFITIRYSGKIAHFLRGFRAIYIGIFMNTIVIAWVNLAMVKILKVLFPDLLFMGFNEINFLGFTFSSHLMWVGVAMLFIALYSTLSGLMGTSITDSIQFIVAMVGCIILAIIAVQHPSIGGIEGLKAKLPSWIFSFFPEISNNSAPSITGVLRLSLVAFITYLGVQWWASWYPGAEPGGGGYIAQRIMSAKNEKHSILATMWFQIAHFTIRPWPWILVALVSIILYPSLPADQKGDGFVYVIRDLLPSGALGLLVAAFFAAYMSTIASQSLWGTSYIINDLFKPYIKPNKDEHYYVKISRYSLFLLVIFSLFLTSKLNRISDAWKFILECSAGIGPVLLLRWYWWRINAWSEIAALFAPFIIYPFIVYNKITFPNSLLIILFWSSIVWIIVTLLTKPTSDEKLQSFYNKVKPIGPGWKKFNNNVAESSPLKYLLLCWLLGSLTVIMFLFSIGEIIFHRYISGFSFLMLAIMSGVLVFYFLSKSKWEKEI, from the coding sequence ATGAACCTTTTAGATTGGATAGTCGTTATTTCGTTTTTTATACTATACATATTAATAAGCTTTTATTTTCATAAAAAAGCGTCAAGTACTAAGAACTTTTTTTTAAGCGGGCAAAATTTACCTTGGTATATAGCGGGTACCAGTATGGTAGCAACTACTTTCGCTGCCGATACTCCTTTAGCCGTAACAGAACTAGTAGCTCAAAATGGTATTGCAGGCAACTGGCTTTGGTGGAATATGGTTTTTGGAGGTATGCTCACAGTTTTTTTCTTCGCTCGTTTATGGCGACGTGCTGGCATAATGACCGATTGCGAATTTATTACCATACGATATTCTGGAAAAATAGCCCATTTTTTAAGAGGATTTAGAGCTATTTATATTGGAATTTTTATGAATACTATTGTGATTGCTTGGGTAAATTTAGCCATGGTCAAAATATTAAAAGTTTTATTTCCCGACTTATTATTTATGGGATTCAATGAAATTAATTTTTTAGGATTTACATTTTCATCGCATCTGATGTGGGTTGGGGTTGCGATGTTATTTATTGCCCTATACTCTACTCTATCTGGCTTAATGGGGACCTCTATAACCGATTCTATTCAGTTTATAGTAGCAATGGTAGGTTGTATTATTTTAGCTATTATTGCAGTACAGCATCCTTCCATTGGTGGCATCGAAGGTTTAAAAGCTAAGCTTCCATCTTGGATATTTAGTTTTTTTCCCGAAATAAGCAATAACTCAGCCCCGAGTATAACGGGTGTACTTCGATTAAGTTTAGTTGCTTTTATTACTTACCTTGGTGTTCAGTGGTGGGCGAGCTGGTATCCCGGAGCTGAGCCAGGTGGAGGTGGTTATATTGCACAACGTATTATGTCGGCAAAAAATGAAAAACACAGCATATTGGCTACAATGTGGTTTCAAATCGCTCATTTTACAATACGTCCTTGGCCATGGATATTGGTAGCTTTAGTTTCAATAATATTGTACCCTTCGTTACCTGCTGATCAAAAGGGCGATGGCTTTGTATATGTTATCCGCGATTTGCTTCCATCGGGAGCACTTGGGCTGTTAGTAGCTGCTTTTTTTGCAGCTTATATGTCAACTATTGCAAGTCAATCATTATGGGGAACATCCTATATTATTAACGACTTATTTAAACCATATATAAAACCTAATAAAGATGAACACTATTATGTTAAAATATCACGCTACAGTCTGTTTTTACTTGTAATTTTTAGTTTATTCTTAACATCTAAATTAAATCGTATTAGCGATGCTTGGAAATTCATACTTGAATGTAGTGCTGGCATTGGTCCTGTTTTATTATTGCGATGGTATTGGTGGCGAATCAATGCATGGTCTGAAATTGCTGCTTTATTTGCTCCTTTTATTATTTATCCATTTATTGTTTACAATAAAATAACTTTTCCTAACTCGTTACTTATTATTCTTTTCTGGTCGAGTATTGTTTGGATTATTGTTACATTATTAACTAAACCTACATCTGATGAAAAATTACAATCCTTCTATAATAAAGTTAAACCCATAGGACCAGGATGGAAAAAATTTAATAATAATGTAGCCGAATCATCTCCTCTAAAATATTTGCTTTTGTGTTGGTTATTAGGTTCATTAACCGTTATTATGTTTTTATTTTCTATTGGCGAAATTATTTTTCATCGCTATATTAGTGGTTTTAGCTTTTTAATGCTTGCCATAATGAGTGGTGTTCTTGTGTTTTACTTTTTATCGAAATCAAAATGGGAAAAAGAGATATAA
- a CDS encoding DMT family transporter: MKATYSVWHTGLILLAAMIWGFAFVAQKEGMLYIGPFLFNTLRFFMGSILLLVVFFKTFKNIQFNVLRAGIVLGFLLFAGATFQQVGIIYTQAGNAGFITSLYIVFIPIVGIFLNRSTKAYIWFAIIIAIIGFLFMSLDFNTFKLSIGDLLVFICSIFWALHVSLVESYAKLNKSIALACIQFLTAGFLSLIFSIFTEDISIKAIENAWLPIAYAGIFSVGVAFTLQIYAQRFVPANVAGILFSSEALFAMLGGIFILNESMSFRQMLGATLIFFAILFVQLYPNLNTKKTLL; this comes from the coding sequence ATGAAAGCTACATATTCTGTTTGGCATACAGGCTTAATATTATTAGCCGCTATGATTTGGGGCTTTGCCTTTGTAGCTCAAAAAGAAGGAATGCTTTATATAGGACCTTTTTTATTTAATACACTACGTTTCTTTATGGGTAGCATATTGCTATTAGTTGTCTTTTTTAAAACATTTAAAAATATTCAATTCAATGTTTTAAGAGCTGGAATTGTATTAGGCTTTTTGTTATTTGCAGGGGCAACTTTTCAGCAAGTAGGCATTATTTATACACAAGCCGGCAATGCGGGGTTCATAACTTCGCTTTATATTGTGTTTATTCCCATTGTAGGAATTTTTCTTAATCGTTCTACAAAAGCATATATTTGGTTTGCTATAATCATAGCTATTATTGGTTTTTTGTTTATGAGTCTTGATTTTAATACTTTTAAATTATCAATAGGCGATTTACTAGTGTTTATATGTAGCATTTTTTGGGCTTTGCATGTAAGTTTAGTAGAAAGCTATGCAAAATTAAACAAAAGCATTGCACTAGCTTGTATTCAATTCTTAACAGCCGGTTTTTTAAGCCTAATATTTTCAATCTTTACAGAAGATATCTCAATAAAAGCTATAGAAAATGCTTGGTTACCTATTGCCTATGCCGGCATTTTTTCTGTTGGAGTAGCTTTTACCCTACAAATATACGCTCAACGTTTTGTACCTGCTAATGTTGCTGGTATTTTATTCTCATCCGAAGCTTTATTTGCTATGCTTGGCGGAATATTTATACTAAACGAAAGTATGTCTTTTCGTCAAATGCTAGGAGCTACACTCATATTTTTTGCAATTTTATTTGTTCAATTATATCCCAATTTAAATACTAAAAAAACATTATTATGA
- a CDS encoding glycoside hydrolase family 92 protein: MKYFLVLMSVALFLISCNKKTEFKYICYVNPFIGTDGHGHTFPGATYPFGMVQLSPDTRLEGWDGCSGYHYSDSIIYGFSHTHLSGTGVSDYGDVLIMPTTGKVQVLPGTIEDGFDGYASPFSHQQEQASPGYYKVLLQKYQITAELTCTQRVGIHQYHFPPNQNQNVIIDLNHRDEVIESYIRFIGDDEIEGYRFSSAWATNQKVYFIIKFSKPFINKGIIINDHQFIQQSEIKGKNIRAFVNFSNRDTNLTCKVAISFVDMEGARKNLDQEASCWNFEKYKQKAQIAWENVLGKIEIDADSITKNIFYTAIYHCYTQPNIFNDVDKRYRGRDQKIHTLAKGNYYTVFSLWDTYRAWHPLMTILEPQTTNDFIQTFLLQYEQSKLLPIWELAANETNCMIGYHAVSVIYDAWQKGIRNFNAYQAIDAMKTMANRDIPSLKQYENNGCVLVSDDGESVSKTLEYAYDDWCIAQMAKSIHNTNIYNHYLQRSQYYKNLFDPVTKFFRARLNGSFIKPFSPYDVTFHYTEANAWQYACYVPHDISGLIELLGGNDSLEARLDSLFNTHSQISGRNQPDITGMIGQYAHGNEPSHHLAYLYNYIGKPFKSQQVLSKIYSFYTAQPDGLIGNEDCGQMSAWYVFSALGFYPVCPGDSIYVIGTPIINKALINLAKPFSIETHRTNKNDIYIQEVKLNGKPYHKSYISHQTILKGGKLDFYMGSKPSKWATTSEHCPKSVVDKNNFVPMPYYTEGVRAFKNKTTVTLSSIDSSQYRIYYTCDGSNPTEHSNLYIKPLILDSTCNIKAICVDKFHHYSHVCNFKVHKLDPLKTIKILSAYSSEYTGGGDIALIDGITGSTDFRTGEWQGYQDTDLVAIIDLGKVQTIQYLAAHFLQDVSPWILYPPYVEFSISMNGKQFKQVAIINNTHPRKDWKAQSTWFETTIKATQARYIKVFVKRSGNLPEWHPGKGFPAFFFIDEISIK; the protein is encoded by the coding sequence ATGAAGTATTTTTTAGTTTTAATGAGTGTTGCATTATTTTTAATATCGTGCAACAAGAAAACAGAATTTAAATATATATGTTATGTAAATCCTTTTATAGGCACTGACGGCCACGGTCATACATTTCCTGGAGCCACTTACCCATTTGGAATGGTTCAATTAAGCCCAGATACTCGACTCGAAGGATGGGATGGATGTAGTGGCTACCATTACAGCGATAGCATTATTTATGGGTTTAGCCATACACATTTAAGCGGTACAGGAGTTTCTGACTATGGCGATGTATTAATTATGCCTACAACGGGTAAAGTACAAGTATTACCAGGCACTATCGAAGACGGTTTCGATGGTTATGCTAGTCCGTTTTCACACCAACAAGAGCAAGCATCACCCGGCTATTATAAGGTACTATTACAAAAATACCAAATAACCGCTGAACTTACCTGTACGCAGCGAGTAGGTATTCACCAGTATCACTTTCCACCTAACCAAAATCAAAACGTTATTATTGATTTAAACCATCGCGATGAAGTTATTGAATCATATATACGTTTTATTGGTGATGATGAAATTGAAGGCTATCGTTTTAGTAGCGCATGGGCAACCAATCAAAAGGTATATTTTATCATAAAATTTTCTAAACCCTTCATCAACAAAGGAATTATTATTAATGACCATCAATTTATTCAACAATCAGAAATAAAAGGCAAAAATATTAGAGCATTTGTTAATTTTTCAAATCGAGATACCAACTTAACTTGTAAAGTAGCCATATCGTTTGTCGATATGGAAGGAGCTCGCAAAAATTTAGATCAAGAAGCTTCTTGCTGGAATTTCGAAAAATATAAACAAAAAGCTCAAATAGCATGGGAAAATGTATTAGGTAAAATTGAGATTGATGCCGATAGCATTACAAAAAATATATTCTATACTGCCATTTATCATTGTTATACACAACCCAACATTTTTAATGATGTAGATAAACGATATCGCGGAAGAGACCAAAAAATTCACACTTTAGCTAAAGGTAATTATTACACCGTTTTTTCACTATGGGACACTTATCGTGCATGGCACCCGTTAATGACTATTTTAGAACCTCAAACCACAAACGATTTCATTCAAACTTTTTTATTGCAATACGAACAATCAAAATTATTACCTATATGGGAACTCGCAGCAAATGAGACTAATTGTATGATAGGATATCATGCCGTATCGGTAATTTATGATGCTTGGCAAAAAGGTATTCGAAATTTTAATGCCTACCAAGCCATTGATGCAATGAAAACTATGGCAAACAGAGATATCCCTTCACTCAAACAATATGAAAATAATGGATGTGTTTTAGTTTCTGATGATGGTGAAAGTGTTTCTAAAACGCTTGAATACGCATACGATGATTGGTGTATTGCTCAAATGGCCAAAAGCATACATAATACGAATATTTACAATCATTATCTTCAGCGTTCACAATACTATAAAAATCTTTTTGACCCCGTAACAAAGTTTTTTAGAGCAAGGCTAAATGGTAGTTTTATAAAACCATTTTCGCCATACGATGTTACTTTTCATTATACCGAAGCCAATGCCTGGCAATATGCTTGTTATGTTCCACACGACATATCGGGTTTAATCGAATTATTAGGTGGAAACGATTCGCTCGAGGCTCGACTCGACTCGCTTTTTAATACCCACTCTCAAATTAGCGGACGTAATCAACCCGATATTACAGGTATGATTGGCCAATATGCACATGGTAACGAACCTAGTCATCATTTAGCATATTTATATAATTACATAGGTAAACCTTTCAAAAGCCAACAAGTTCTCAGCAAAATATATTCTTTTTATACTGCACAACCCGATGGGCTTATTGGCAACGAAGATTGTGGACAAATGTCTGCATGGTATGTTTTTTCAGCATTAGGCTTTTATCCTGTTTGCCCAGGTGATAGTATATATGTGATTGGAACTCCAATAATAAACAAAGCCTTAATAAATTTAGCTAAACCCTTTAGCATTGAAACACATAGAACAAACAAAAACGATATATATATTCAAGAAGTAAAATTAAACGGAAAACCTTATCACAAAAGCTACATAAGCCATCAAACTATATTAAAAGGCGGAAAATTAGATTTTTATATGGGAAGTAAACCTTCGAAATGGGCAACTACTTCTGAACATTGTCCAAAATCCGTTGTAGATAAAAACAATTTTGTTCCTATGCCCTATTACACAGAAGGCGTTCGTGCATTTAAAAATAAAACAACTGTTACACTTTCGAGTATTGATAGTAGCCAATATCGCATTTATTATACCTGCGATGGAAGTAATCCTACCGAACATTCGAATCTATACATAAAACCTTTAATTCTCGACTCCACTTGTAACATAAAAGCTATTTGTGTTGATAAATTTCATCATTATAGTCATGTTTGTAATTTTAAAGTTCATAAATTAGATCCTCTAAAAACTATAAAAATACTATCAGCATATAGTAGCGAATATACTGGTGGAGGCGACATTGCATTGATTGATGGTATTACTGGATCGACCGATTTTAGAACCGGAGAATGGCAAGGATATCAGGATACCGATTTGGTCGCAATAATCGACCTAGGCAAGGTTCAAACAATTCAATATCTTGCAGCACACTTTTTACAAGATGTAAGTCCATGGATTTTATACCCACCTTATGTTGAATTTTCAATTTCAATGAATGGTAAACAATTTAAGCAAGTTGCTATTATTAATAATACACATCCTCGTAAAGATTGGAAAGCTCAAAGTACTTGGTTTGAAACAACCATAAAGGCTACCCAAGCCCGATACATTAAAGTTTTTGTTAAACGATCGGGAAACTTACCCGAATGGCATCCTGGTAAAGGTTTTCCAGCATTCTTTTTTATTGACGAAATTAGCATTAAGTAA
- a CDS encoding LacI family DNA-binding transcriptional regulator, producing MKPYKKISLNDIAEKLGVSKTLVSMVLNGKGDENGISKSTQERVIQLAQELNYKPNQFARGLRLGKSNTIGLIVSDISNSFYARIARYVEDYCSQNEYNLIICNSDENPEKEKKIIKTLLEKQVDGLIISSTIEDTEHLSMLNNEEIPFILIDRIYSSFPSNYVIVNNFLGAKEATQHIIENGHKKIACYTISPAHISTQVERFLGFKAALDESFITFNEFYYKVIPRENIYQSIYTTIKEWHYNHIMPTAIFLANNQLTLALIEICREFRINVPKDLSIVSFDDIEVFRFNNPPITGVVQPIESIAHSAVNELVKIIRQSKNEKTIHLAQIKLETNLVIRSSVAKYL from the coding sequence ATGAAACCATATAAAAAAATATCATTAAACGATATTGCCGAAAAACTTGGTGTATCAAAGACCCTTGTCTCAATGGTTCTTAATGGTAAAGGCGATGAAAATGGCATAAGCAAATCGACCCAAGAAAGAGTTATACAATTGGCACAAGAATTAAATTACAAACCGAATCAGTTTGCACGTGGGTTACGATTAGGTAAATCTAATACTATAGGCCTTATTGTCTCCGATATTTCAAATTCATTTTATGCACGTATTGCCCGTTACGTAGAAGATTATTGCAGTCAAAACGAATATAATCTTATTATCTGTAACAGTGATGAAAACCCTGAAAAAGAAAAAAAAATTATTAAAACTTTGCTTGAAAAACAAGTAGATGGACTTATTATTTCATCTACAATTGAAGATACCGAACATTTAAGCATGCTAAATAATGAAGAAATTCCATTTATATTGATAGATCGCATATACAGCTCATTTCCTAGTAATTATGTAATAGTAAATAACTTTTTAGGTGCCAAAGAAGCCACTCAACATATAATAGAAAATGGGCACAAAAAAATTGCTTGTTATACCATATCACCAGCACATATTAGCACTCAGGTTGAACGCTTTTTAGGTTTCAAGGCAGCACTCGACGAAAGTTTTATTACTTTCAACGAATTTTATTATAAAGTTATTCCACGCGAAAACATTTATCAAAGTATTTATACCACTATTAAAGAATGGCATTACAACCATATTATGCCTACAGCTATATTCTTAGCCAATAATCAGCTTACGTTAGCTTTAATTGAAATTTGTAGAGAATTTAGAATTAACGTCCCCAAAGACCTTTCTATTGTTAGTTTTGATGACATTGAAGTTTTTAGATTCAATAATCCGCCCATCACCGGTGTTGTACAACCCATCGAAAGCATTGCTCATTCGGCTGTTAACGAATTAGTCAAAATAATTAGACAATCTAAAAATGAAAAAACTATCCATCTAGCACAAATAAAATTAGAAACAAATTTGGTTATACGTTCATCGGTTGCAAAATATTTATAA
- a CDS encoding O-antigen ligase family protein: MFAILGLWSAIFIFIYGIGSIYIAIWFFIALCFMFTHKALSYNIFSPLWMALPLFYLVHLFAMLYTHNLKSGWFDLEVKLSLVILPFIFYFQHKQLNRQNTRFFKWFYTFSILGITVFLIVKTAIAFQKTNNIGLWYYNELSTPYHPTYLAMYVVMAIVFLYDFLITLNHRFIKLVLFIWILLQLVFIYLLSSKAGILSAIIVLLLMSLHYIVRKRIILIPLIILFIAILFAYVGVFGNFRFKALENTIQTTEINVTTTESNAARWLVWQAGLKIAQENWLLGVGTGDIKESLINEYDQRGMTGAVEKKLNAHNQFLETLVGQGIVGLLMLLLVFLMPFYRALKTYNLPWLMFIVLTAFNFLFESMLNTQGGVFFFSYFYAFFAFESKLNQI; encoded by the coding sequence TTGTTTGCCATTTTGGGTTTGTGGAGTGCTATTTTTATCTTTATTTATGGTATTGGGTCCATTTATATAGCAATTTGGTTTTTTATAGCACTTTGCTTTATGTTTACTCATAAAGCTTTAAGTTATAATATTTTTAGCCCATTATGGATGGCATTACCATTATTTTATTTGGTGCATTTGTTTGCAATGCTATATACTCATAATTTGAAAAGTGGTTGGTTCGACTTAGAAGTTAAGTTATCATTAGTTATATTGCCATTTATTTTTTATTTTCAGCACAAACAACTTAATCGTCAAAATACTCGATTTTTTAAATGGTTCTATACCTTTTCAATTTTAGGAATAACGGTATTTCTAATCGTAAAAACGGCCATTGCATTTCAAAAAACAAATAATATAGGTCTTTGGTATTATAATGAACTTTCAACGCCCTATCATCCTACCTATTTAGCAATGTATGTTGTAATGGCGATAGTCTTTTTATATGATTTTTTAATAACTTTAAATCATCGTTTTATCAAATTGGTTTTATTTATTTGGATACTATTACAGCTCGTTTTTATTTATCTACTTTCGTCAAAGGCTGGTATTTTAAGTGCCATTATAGTTTTATTATTAATGTCCTTACATTATATCGTTCGAAAACGAATTATTTTGATACCTTTAATAATATTATTTATTGCTATTTTATTTGCTTATGTAGGTGTTTTTGGTAATTTTAGATTTAAAGCCTTAGAAAACACTATTCAAACAACCGAAATCAATGTTACAACAACCGAAAGTAATGCAGCTCGATGGTTAGTATGGCAAGCTGGGCTAAAGATTGCACAAGAAAATTGGCTATTGGGAGTTGGCACAGGCGATATTAAAGAAAGCTTAATCAACGAATATGATCAACGTGGCATGACAGGAGCTGTTGAAAAGAAATTAAATGCACATAATCAGTTTTTAGAAACATTGGTAGGGCAGGGCATTGTTGGGCTTTTAATGTTATTGCTTGTGTTTTTGATGCCTTTTTATAGAGCTTTGAAAACGTATAATTTACCTTGGTTAATGTTTATAGTTTTAACTGCATTTAATTTCCTTTTCGAGTCGATGTTAAATACCCAAGGTGGAGTATTTTTCTTTTCATACTTTTATGCTTTTTTTGCTTTTGAATCTAAATTAAATCAGATATGA
- a CDS encoding DegT/DnrJ/EryC1/StrS family aminotransferase, whose protein sequence is MIPFSPPRIDDKIIAEVIDTLKSGWITTGPKTKLFEKRLNEYCGAKSTVAVNSATAGLELVLRWFGVKEGDEVIVPAYTYCATANVVIHCGARPVMVDINANDFCISIENIKQAVTERTKVIIPVDIAGLPCDYDAINQLVMDPTIKAKFTPQSPEQERLGRILVLSDAAHSIGAWYKQRRTGILTDISVFSFHAVKNLTTAEGGAIVMNLPETFNHEELYRYFCTYMLHGQTKDALAKMQKGSWRYDIIDAGYKANMTDILASIGLVELQRYDTDTLVKRKHIFDIYQNAFSNCSWADLPIYEDKDRISSYHVYLLRIKGINEMQRDAIIQHIFDKDVSVNVHFQPLPLLTAYKKRGYRIADFPVAWDNYQREISLPVFYDLTDEMLATVIDAVKKSVEEVLNL, encoded by the coding sequence ATGATACCCTTTTCGCCACCAAGAATAGATGATAAAATAATTGCAGAAGTTATAGATACACTTAAATCTGGATGGATAACTACTGGTCCTAAAACAAAATTGTTTGAAAAACGCTTAAACGAATATTGTGGTGCAAAATCAACTGTAGCTGTAAATTCAGCTACTGCAGGACTTGAGCTTGTTCTGCGGTGGTTTGGAGTTAAAGAAGGCGACGAAGTTATTGTCCCTGCATATACCTATTGTGCTACTGCTAATGTTGTTATACATTGTGGTGCTAGGCCCGTAATGGTTGATATAAATGCTAATGATTTCTGTATTTCTATTGAAAATATAAAGCAAGCTGTAACCGAACGTACTAAAGTTATTATTCCGGTTGATATTGCTGGTTTGCCATGCGATTATGATGCTATCAATCAATTGGTTATGGACCCTACTATTAAAGCTAAATTTACACCACAAAGCCCAGAACAAGAACGTTTAGGAAGAATTTTAGTACTTTCGGATGCTGCTCATTCTATTGGAGCGTGGTATAAACAACGCAGAACAGGAATATTAACCGATATAAGCGTGTTTTCGTTTCATGCTGTTAAAAATCTTACTACGGCTGAGGGAGGCGCTATTGTAATGAACTTACCTGAAACTTTTAATCACGAAGAATTGTACCGTTATTTTTGCACTTATATGTTGCATGGACAAACCAAAGATGCTTTAGCTAAAATGCAAAAAGGATCTTGGCGTTATGATATTATTGATGCTGGTTACAAAGCCAATATGACCGATATTTTAGCATCAATAGGATTGGTAGAATTGCAACGCTACGATACCGATACACTTGTAAAACGTAAACATATTTTCGATATTTATCAAAACGCATTTTCAAATTGTAGTTGGGCAGATTTGCCCATATACGAAGATAAAGACAGAATTTCGTCTTATCATGTGTATCTTTTACGCATAAAAGGGATAAACGAAATGCAACGTGATGCGATTATTCAACATATTTTCGATAAAGATGTATCTGTAAATGTACATTTTCAGCCTTTACCATTACTTACCGCATATAAAAAAAGGGGATATAGAATAGCCGATTTTCCCGTTGCCTGGGATAATTATCAACGCGAAATATCGTTGCCAGTATTTTATGATTTAACAGACGAAATGCTCGCAACCGTTATTGATGCTGTAAAAAAATCGGTTGAAGAAGTATTGAATTTATGA